The Lutibacter sp. A64 genome segment AGCTTGCTTGAACTCTTCCGTCGTTAGATGTAGAAGTTGAACGTCTTTCATATAGCATTCCACCAGCTGGTATTGGAAAAGAACCATCGGTTCTAGCAAATTCGTTTACAGCATTTCTTACATACCAAGTTTCTTCATTCATATAATTACTGTATAATGAATTATTACGTTGGTATTGATAAGAGATGTCAATATTTAAACCTTTTAAAGGAATAAAAGAAACTTTAGCATTTAAACGAAGGTCATTTTTTTCGTCTGTAATATCTCTATTGTCAATGTCTCTTTTTAAATTCCAGTCCCAATCGTAAGGTAAATTATATTGTTCTACAAGATCTCTTCTTTTTTGGGTAGAAACATCATAATAACTATCATCGTAATCATTTTTAATCATTGGTAAATAGTCACCGTTATCATCTAAAATACGTGACATTTGTGGAATATTACTTAACTCTCCAATTGCAACTCCATTTTTGTCTTGCTTTAACATTGAAAAATTCATTCCAAAAGTTATATTAAACCAATCTACAGGTTTAAAAGTGTTGTTGAAGTTTCCAATAATTTGACTATTAGAGTCTCCAACAGCATATTTATTACTTTCAAGACTCATTAATGAAGCGCGTAAGTTGTTGGTTTCATCGCCTTTACTAAAAGAAATATTTACTTTTTGGTTAGTTTCCATACGGTAAAATAAATCCGAAAATTCATCACGAACATCAATTTTAGAAAGATCGCTTAAAAGTTGATTTCCAGTTTGATCTGTAATTTCACCAGCTTTCATTTGTACAAGTACATCTATTACCTCAGGAAACTCATAGCGATCACGGAAAAAGGATTGTAATAAGTTGTCGTAATAGTTGTTGTCTAAAAATAAAGATTTATATATATCTATAGATTCTGCACTTGACGCAAAGGGGATTTCAAATAAATCGGGTTTAGGTTGCACTATATATTCAATAGATACATCTATTTTTGCTTTTTTTGAAGTATTTCCAGCTTTTGTTTTAATAACAATTACCCCATTTGCTGCTTGAGCTCCCCAGATAGAAGCTGCGGCAGCATCTTTTAAAACAGTTAAACTTTCTACATCATCTGGGTTAATTGTAGACCAAGGATCTACACCGTCGGATGAAATTACTGGAAAGCCATCAACAACAATTAAAGGTGAGTTATCTCCTAATGTACTTGCTCCACGTATAACTAAACCGCGGCTTCTTTCTGTTGTAGGGCTTTGATCTGAAGCATAATTAGGTTCAAATAATAACCCAGGTACAATACCTTCAATTTTGTCTTTAACACTTAAACTAGTAATTTTTTGTAATTCTTCACCTGTTACATTGCTAAAAGAACCTGTAGCTCTTTCTTTTGGGATAGAATAATAACCAGTAACAACAACTTCTTCTAAAGTATTGGTTAATTCTCTAAGGGTTATAGTTAAAGGGTCAAAGTTTTCAATTTTTATAGTTTTTTCTATAAAGCCAACATAGGTTAAAATTAATTCATCTCCTATGTTTGCCTTAATTGAAAATATTCCATCTATATTAGAAACAGTACCAGTTGCAGCACCTTTTACAATAATTGTTACACCTAATAGCGGTTCTCCATTTTCATCTGTAACTTTTCCGTTAATAGTTTGTTGAATAATAGGGAGTGTTTTTTCTTTAATAACAATTGTATTGTTTTTAGAAAATTCAAAGTTAAAATCTCCTTCAGATAAACTCATTTCCAATAATTTATTGGCTTCTATTACTCCTTTTTTTACAGCTACTTTTGGGTAGTCTTTAAATAAATCTGAGCGATAAATAAAAGTATATTCGGTTTGGCTTTTAATAATTTTAAAAACCTCATCTACCGTGATTATTTTGTCTGTGTCAATTTCAACTTTTGCGTTTTGGGAAAGAATATCACCTGATGAAAAGCCAAAGACCGTAGTGCAAAACAAAAATAAAAATGATTTCATAAGGTTGAGTAAAAGCTTTTTCTTTGTAAGAAAGAAAAGCGAGTTAGTAAACATATTTTCCATAAATTTGCAAAGTTAGTTAGTTAAACATTGTTTTAATTAATTAAGTCTTAGGGGAGTTTTAGGTTTGTGTTGTGAGAGATGTGAACCTAATTTCCCTTTTTTTATTTAAATTCGTTTTAAATGATTTTTTCAAATTCTAA includes the following:
- a CDS encoding SusC/RagA family TonB-linked outer membrane protein; the encoded protein is MKSFLFLFCTTVFGFSSGDILSQNAKVEIDTDKIITVDEVFKIIKSQTEYTFIYRSDLFKDYPKVAVKKGVIEANKLLEMSLSEGDFNFEFSKNNTIVIKEKTLPIIQQTINGKVTDENGEPLLGVTIIVKGAATGTVSNIDGIFSIKANIGDELILTYVGFIEKTIKIENFDPLTITLRELTNTLEEVVVTGYYSIPKERATGSFSNVTGEELQKITSLSVKDKIEGIVPGLLFEPNYASDQSPTTERSRGLVIRGASTLGDNSPLIVVDGFPVISSDGVDPWSTINPDDVESLTVLKDAAAASIWGAQAANGVIVIKTKAGNTSKKAKIDVSIEYIVQPKPDLFEIPFASSAESIDIYKSLFLDNNYYDNLLQSFFRDRYEFPEVIDVLVQMKAGEITDQTGNQLLSDLSKIDVRDEFSDLFYRMETNQKVNISFSKGDETNNLRASLMSLESNKYAVGDSNSQIIGNFNNTFKPVDWFNITFGMNFSMLKQDKNGVAIGELSNIPQMSRILDDNGDYLPMIKNDYDDSYYDVSTQKRRDLVEQYNLPYDWDWNLKRDIDNRDITDEKNDLRLNAKVSFIPLKGLNIDISYQYQRNNSLYSNYMNEETWYVRNAVNEFARTDGSFPIPAGGMLYERRSTSTSNDGRVQASYNRIFEDHSIKLLGGFEIRKDYYESLPYGFYGYDPQALTQITALNYQDDVNPRMTGDNEWRGTIPPIPTQPTTSIRLQGRDNRFVSYYGNGIYTYKNKYDFTGSIRLDKTNLYGRTPSYRNLPQWSLGLGWSLDKETFFNVDNVDRLRLRTSYGWNGHIDKSASPYINGTPWVDAVNQTQYAAVLTTPNPGLTWEKTKTYNIGADFSMFGQRLQGEIELYNKQSEDVLTDIAVNPTYGFYYDEATLNAGDISNKGVEFDISGLIIDKEIKWKSLLNFSYNKNEVQNVKSTSANIASRTSLSQFYPVAGQPVDFLAVAEWAGYSENGLPQVYLDGEITEISDISYSGVDVDKLFKFVGQRSPKTFGSWTNNISYKNFELSARFLYSFGNKFLKDSPPRNLLYNYTSYRTFHTFNTDLLVDRWQTGADNETASMYSLDTKVSNYLTTLTNDYIAQYNSQNVLDAGQIRLQSISLAYRIPSKILGGINNARIQFQAKNLGPIFLKNKEGIDPSFPKYSSSLYSAYYNVIRDRPEYSLSLQLNL